A region of the Thioploca ingrica genome:
AATGTCATTTATACCCCAGATTTAACTTCGGCTTTAGCGGGCATTACGCGAGCCACGATTTGTACTTTAGCAGAAGAAGTGGGCTTGAAAATTTGCGAAAAGCGGCTGACTCGAGATGAAGTTTATATTGCCGATGAAGCTTTTTTTACCGGGACAGCAGCAGAAGTAACACCAATTCGGGAATTAGATGGGCGGACAATTGGCAACGGTATACGTGGTCCGATTACTGAACATTTACAAAAGCTTTATTTTGATGTGGTACATGGTCGCCATATCGCTCACAAAAATTGGTTGACATTGATTTAGAGAGTAGCATTATGAGACAAACTGGGACAGCAACACCTAACGATAAAAAAACTTACGAAGTCCAAGCAGCGGATCTACCTCTCCATTGTCCACTTCCGCAGATGAGTTTGTGGAATTCTCATCCCCGGGTATTCCTGCCAATCACTGAAGCAGAGAATGGCAAGGTGATATGTCCCTATTGTGGTACCGAATATACTTTAGTACCGAAAAATACTTTAGTCCAGAAAACCACCTAATTTAGCGGATGGTATTATCTCTGTCCCAACCCTTACCCGCTATTTTAGTAGTGAGTCCAGCTTGGGTAGGGGATATGGTCATGGCCCAAAGTTTGTTTAAAGTCCTTAAACAAAAACAACCCGCTGTTCATATTGATGTTTTAGCTACCCGTTGGAGTGAAGGTTTGTTTAAGCGGATGCCAGAAGTGCGTCACCATATCGCTCATTCACTGGAACATGGACAACTCGCTTGGAAGGTACGTCAACAACTGGGTTACCAATTACGTCAATTTCATTATCAACAAGCCATTGTGTTGCCCAATTCATGGAAATCAGCACTCGTTCCATGTTGGGCACGGATTCCACATCGCACCGGTTATCTGGGTGAAATGCGTTATAGGTTACTTAATGATGCCCGTCAATTGAATAAATTGGTTTTACAGCAAACGGTAGCCCAATTTGCCGCTTTAGGATTGAGTTTAGCTGATCCCAAGTGGGGACAATGGGTGCCTTCTCCACAACTGTCACCCGGTCAGGTTAACTATGTGCTGCAACGACTCCATTTAACACGACCAGAACAACCGCTTTTAGCTCTCTGTCCGGGTGCAGAATATGGTCCAGCTAAACGTTGGCCCTTAGAATATTATGCTATTGTGGCCAAAAGAAAAATCGCTCAAGGATGGCAGGTATGGATAATGGGTTCGCAGCAAGAAAGTTCCATTGCCGCCAGAATTCAAGCCTTGGCTGGGGATAAGTGTATTAATTTATGTGGGCAAACGTCACTGGCTGACGCGATTGATTTATTATCTCTGGTGCAGGCGGTAATAACTAATGATTCAGGCTTAATGCACATTGCAGCGGCTTTAGATAAGCCCCTAGTGGCACTCTATGGTTCTTCCAGCCCTGGAAAAACCCCGCC
Encoded here:
- a CDS encoding glycosyl transferase, family 9 produces the protein MVLSLSQPLPAILVVSPAWVGDMVMAQSLFKVLKQKQPAVHIDVLATRWSEGLFKRMPEVRHHIAHSLEHGQLAWKVRQQLGYQLRQFHYQQAIVLPNSWKSALVPCWARIPHRTGYLGEMRYRLLNDARQLNKLVLQQTVAQFAALGLSLADPKWGQWVPSPQLSPGQVNYVLQRLHLTRPEQPLLALCPGAEYGPAKRWPLEYYAIVAKRKIAQGWQVWIMGSQQESSIAARIQALAGDKCINLCGQTSLADAIDLLSLVQAVITNDSGLMHIAAALDKPLVALYGSSSPGKTPPLSSKAQVLYLGLPCSPCFQRHCPKKHFQCLRDIKPEQVLHKLNLNGN